A genomic window from Micromonospora violae includes:
- a CDS encoding FtsX-like permease family protein, whose amino-acid sequence MLGFIWAQLRGRAGRSAALLTGVLVATTGFVVLTGATTTSRLEVTGAVERDTRAAYDILVRPHGARTPLEVERGLVRPNYLSGLFGGITPAQYEQVKQVAGVDVAAPIAMLGYSTSSVSVRFDLTDAVDRSLDQQVIRVDPTFTAERGLSTAPSRPRYVYVTKRPLLYPEGGDPNASSIPYSDGRMYPYDLQCGDVPREVLPDGRTQPICNPHTIGRSSDDGWTSERENWSVDTVRLLPDGRFEQNRWLSGRAERVATDQLVATYRVTVPFLLAAVDPDAEQRLVGLDDAVIEGRALRPDDTAIDTHLPMHVPERSIPVLSTSRPYLDATVRSALTRLPQARPAGLSIPDLEQALSGATGVKVGTEEYALADGYLDLLAAGISPTGCCWGELQTIFQAGAPEYDRLPDGTLRAVTRAPLAAKTFGTENMYNFNGRPWSADDTGFRPLTSVPMQPTGATIDQVRNWRTVGIFDPEKLSGFSDLSRLPLETYEPPRLDGADERSRQALGGQPLEPSGNPAGYVSAPPLLLTSLAAVPKLMEGSPSPTRTAPISAIRIRVADVAGYTERSAERVRLIAERIADTTGLDVDLTIGSSPAPQTIELPAGSLGRPDLRLAEPWSALGIASVITKAVDRKSLVLFGLVLVVCALFLGNAVSAAVRDRRPELAVLACLGWSARRIAALVLGEVAALGLAAGLLALGLALPLAAALGIEISWYQAALAVPVALLLALVAGVVPALRAAGAHPAAALRPMVAPARWVRRPRNLFGMALVNLVRTPGRTLLGAGALAIGLTALTLVSAAAYAFRGAIVGNLLGDAVSLNVRGADTLAAVVTVVLGAGAVADVLYLNVRDRAAELSTLRAVGWTDTELSRLVGYEGLLIGTLGAVAGAGLGLAGAAWLVGGLPTALIMVAAAVALGGVLLTCLAALVPAALLRRLPTARLLAEE is encoded by the coding sequence ATGCTCGGGTTCATCTGGGCGCAGCTACGCGGCCGTGCTGGTCGGTCGGCGGCGCTGCTGACGGGCGTGCTGGTGGCGACCACCGGCTTCGTCGTCCTGACCGGCGCCACCACCACCTCCCGCCTCGAGGTCACCGGCGCGGTCGAACGCGACACCCGGGCCGCCTACGACATCCTCGTCCGTCCCCACGGGGCACGCACGCCGCTGGAGGTCGAACGTGGACTGGTTCGCCCGAACTACCTCTCCGGCCTCTTCGGCGGCATCACTCCCGCGCAGTACGAGCAGGTGAAACAGGTCGCCGGCGTTGACGTGGCCGCGCCGATCGCCATGCTGGGCTACTCGACCTCGTCCGTGTCGGTCCGGTTCGACCTGACCGACGCGGTCGATCGTTCCCTGGACCAGCAGGTCATCCGGGTCGACCCCACCTTCACCGCCGAACGAGGGCTCTCCACGGCCCCGAGCCGTCCACGCTACGTGTACGTGACCAAGCGCCCGCTGCTCTACCCCGAGGGGGGCGACCCGAACGCCTCCTCGATCCCGTACTCGGACGGCCGGATGTACCCGTACGACCTGCAGTGCGGGGATGTCCCACGGGAGGTGCTTCCGGACGGGCGGACCCAGCCGATCTGCAACCCACACACGATCGGGAGGTCGTCGGACGATGGATGGACCTCCGAACGGGAGAACTGGAGCGTCGACACCGTTCGACTGTTGCCCGATGGACGTTTTGAACAGAACCGCTGGCTGTCCGGTCGCGCCGAGCGCGTCGCCACCGACCAACTGGTGGCCACCTACCGGGTGACGGTGCCGTTCCTGCTGGCCGCCGTCGACCCCGACGCGGAGCAGCGGCTCGTCGGCCTCGACGACGCGGTGATCGAGGGCCGCGCTCTGCGACCCGACGACACGGCCATCGACACCCATCTCCCCATGCATGTGCCCGAGCGGTCCATCCCGGTGTTGAGCACCAGCCGCCCCTACCTGGACGCCACCGTGCGGTCCGCCCTCACCCGGCTGCCGCAGGCGCGCCCCGCCGGGCTGAGCATCCCCGACCTGGAGCAGGCGCTGTCCGGCGCCACCGGGGTCAAGGTCGGGACCGAGGAGTACGCGCTCGCCGACGGGTACCTCGACCTGCTGGCCGCGGGGATCTCCCCGACCGGCTGCTGCTGGGGCGAGTTGCAGACGATCTTTCAAGCGGGTGCCCCGGAGTACGACCGACTCCCCGACGGCACCCTCCGCGCAGTCACCCGAGCGCCGTTGGCGGCCAAGACCTTCGGCACCGAGAACATGTACAACTTCAACGGACGTCCGTGGTCGGCCGACGACACCGGCTTCCGCCCGCTGACCTCGGTCCCCATGCAGCCGACAGGCGCAACAATCGACCAGGTTCGGAACTGGCGGACCGTCGGCATCTTCGATCCCGAGAAGTTGAGCGGCTTCAGCGACCTGTCCCGGCTGCCGCTGGAGACGTACGAGCCGCCACGCCTCGACGGCGCGGACGAGCGCAGCCGCCAGGCCCTGGGCGGCCAGCCGTTGGAACCGAGCGGCAACCCGGCCGGCTACGTCTCCGCGCCGCCCCTGCTGCTCACCAGCCTGGCGGCGGTGCCGAAGCTGATGGAGGGCAGCCCCAGCCCCACCCGGACGGCGCCGATCAGCGCGATCCGGATCCGGGTCGCCGACGTCGCCGGCTACACCGAACGGTCCGCCGAGCGGGTCCGACTCATCGCCGAGCGGATCGCCGACACGACCGGGCTGGACGTCGATCTCACCATCGGCTCGTCCCCCGCCCCGCAGACCATCGAGCTGCCTGCGGGTTCGTTGGGCCGGCCCGACCTGCGGCTGGCCGAACCGTGGTCCGCACTCGGGATCGCCTCGGTCATCACCAAGGCGGTCGACCGTAAGAGCCTCGTTCTGTTCGGGCTGGTGTTGGTGGTCTGCGCGCTGTTCCTCGGCAACGCGGTCTCCGCCGCCGTCCGGGACCGCCGCCCCGAACTGGCGGTACTCGCCTGCCTGGGCTGGTCAGCCCGGCGGATCGCGGCGCTGGTCCTCGGCGAGGTGGCCGCGCTGGGGCTCGCCGCCGGTCTGCTGGCCCTCGGGCTGGCGTTGCCCCTGGCCGCCGCGCTGGGCATCGAGATCAGCTGGTATCAGGCAGCGCTCGCCGTACCGGTGGCTCTGCTGCTGGCGCTGGTGGCGGGCGTGGTCCCAGCGCTGCGGGCTGCGGGCGCGCACCCGGCCGCCGCGCTGCGGCCCATGGTCGCCCCGGCCCGGTGGGTGCGGCGGCCCCGCAACCTGTTCGGGATGGCCCTGGTCAACCTGGTCCGCACCCCCGGGCGCACCCTGCTCGGGGCCGGAGCGCTCGCCATCGGGCTGACCGCGTTGACCCTGGTCAGCGCCGCTGCCTACGCCTTCCGTGGCGCGATCGTCGGCAATCTGCTCGGCGACGCCGTCTCACTGAACGTACGGGGCGCGGACACCCTGGCCGCAGTCGTCACTGTCGTGCTGGGCGCGGGTGCCGTCGCCGACGTGCTGTACCTGAACGTCCGGGACCGCGCCGCCGAGTTGTCCACGCTGCGTGCTGTCGGCTGGACGGACACCGAGCTGAGCCGCCTGGTGGGTTACGAAGGGCTCCTCATCGGCACGCTCGGGGCGGTGGCCGGCGCGGGGCTCGGGCTCGCCGGGGCCGCCTGGCTGGTCGGTGGTCTGCCGACCGCCCTGATCATGGTCGCTGCCGCCGTGGCGCTCGGCGGGGTGCTGCTCACCTGTCTGGCGGCGCTGGTGCCGGCCGCGTTGCTGCGCCGGCTCCCGACCGCACGGCTACTCGCGGAGGAGTGA
- a CDS encoding DUF6364 family protein codes for MTAKVTLSFTDETIEEARRFAKREGLSLSAWMDQAAREKALREVFTAHAAAVGRASLDLESAALADAREAGMVNDLFSGGRPRAA; via the coding sequence ATGACTGCCAAGGTGACTCTCTCGTTCACCGACGAGACGATCGAGGAGGCGCGGCGGTTCGCCAAGCGCGAAGGGCTGTCGCTCTCCGCGTGGATGGACCAGGCCGCCCGGGAGAAGGCGCTGCGCGAGGTCTTCACCGCGCATGCCGCCGCCGTGGGTCGCGCCAGCCTTGATCTGGAGTCCGCCGCTCTCGCCGACGCCCGCGAGGCGGGCATGGTCAACGACCTGTTCTCCGGCGGACGGCCGCGTGCTGCGTAG
- the rpsI gene encoding 30S ribosomal protein S9, translating to MTDIIETEVAPEAPEATEAPAPVARAPRGDRPIQTVGRRKEAIVRVRIVPGTGKITCNGRDLESYFPSKVHQQLIKDPLVTAEKPEQFDVIANLRGGGTTGQAGALRLAIARALIVNEPDDRPALKKAGFLTRDARVKESKKYGLKKARKAPQYSKR from the coding sequence ATGACCGACATCATCGAGACCGAGGTCGCCCCGGAAGCCCCCGAGGCCACCGAGGCGCCGGCGCCCGTTGCCCGCGCGCCTCGTGGTGACCGGCCGATCCAGACCGTGGGCCGCCGCAAGGAGGCCATCGTCCGGGTCCGTATCGTCCCGGGCACCGGCAAGATCACCTGCAACGGTCGCGACCTTGAGTCGTACTTCCCGAGCAAGGTGCACCAGCAGCTCATCAAGGACCCGCTGGTCACCGCCGAGAAGCCCGAGCAGTTCGACGTCATCGCCAACCTGCGTGGCGGCGGCACCACCGGCCAGGCCGGTGCGCTGCGGCTGGCCATCGCCCGCGCGCTGATCGTCAACGAGCCGGACGACCGCCCGGCCCTGAAGAAGGCCGGCTTCCTCACCCGTGACGCCCGGGTCAAGGAGAGCAAGAAGTACGGCCTCAAGAAGGCCCGTAAGGCTCCCCAGTACTCGAAGCGCTGA
- a CDS encoding PadR family transcriptional regulator yields the protein MAIQHAVLALLVRGPSYGDELKSAFEAAAGPQWGPLDIGYLYQILDRLSRDSLVVAERQAQQVKPDRVVYQITPAGRAELGRWLDELSPRSGGFRDDFFRKVTAAARSGSAQTARTVLSNQRGYLLRELRNLDGLRRQAADAVVGLLLAAASRHVEADLAFVNDAEAVSSADGGALLATLAVTPSEAGSSAVDASSPPSADGTGPAHAAG from the coding sequence GTGGCGATCCAGCACGCGGTCCTCGCGTTACTCGTGCGCGGCCCAAGCTACGGCGATGAGTTGAAGAGCGCCTTCGAGGCCGCCGCCGGTCCACAGTGGGGGCCACTCGACATCGGCTACCTGTACCAGATCCTCGATCGGCTCTCCCGGGACAGCCTGGTCGTCGCCGAGCGGCAGGCCCAGCAGGTCAAACCCGACCGGGTGGTCTACCAGATCACTCCCGCCGGGCGGGCCGAACTCGGCCGCTGGCTCGACGAGCTGAGCCCACGCAGTGGCGGCTTCCGGGACGACTTCTTCCGCAAAGTCACCGCGGCGGCCCGATCGGGTTCCGCGCAGACCGCCCGCACCGTGCTCAGCAACCAACGCGGCTATCTGCTTCGGGAGTTGCGCAATCTCGACGGGTTGCGCCGCCAGGCAGCCGACGCGGTGGTGGGGCTGCTGCTCGCCGCAGCGAGCCGGCACGTCGAGGCGGACCTCGCCTTCGTCAACGATGCCGAGGCGGTGTCATCCGCCGACGGCGGCGCGTTGCTCGCCACCCTGGCGGTCACACCGTCGGAGGCCGGGTCGTCCGCTGTCGACGCATCCTCGCCCCCATCGGCGGACGGCACCGGCCCGGCCCACGCCGCCGGCTGA
- a CDS encoding class I SAM-dependent methyltransferase: protein MGVTDVFDAVAGTYDEARRRLIPCFDSFYGTAVAVAAPPLRAALAAGRTPEVLDLGAGTGLLSLLLAAAVPGVRLTLVDGAPAMLARASEQLDARGVPHRTVRADLADELPPGRYDAVVSALAIHHLDDAGKRALYGRAAAVLAPGGVFVNAEQVAGPTPVLDRRYDEVWLERIAELGASPDEIAGAQERMRHDLPATVADQCRWLAEAGLVDVDCYFKEWRFAVFGGRVG, encoded by the coding sequence ATGGGCGTGACTGACGTCTTCGACGCGGTGGCCGGCACGTACGACGAGGCGCGGCGTCGGCTCATACCCTGCTTCGACAGCTTCTACGGCACCGCCGTCGCAGTGGCCGCGCCGCCGCTGCGGGCCGCGCTCGCCGCCGGGCGTACCCCGGAGGTGTTGGATCTGGGAGCGGGCACCGGGCTGCTCTCGCTGCTGCTCGCCGCGGCGGTGCCCGGAGTGCGGCTGACCCTGGTGGACGGCGCGCCGGCGATGCTCGCCCGGGCCAGCGAGCAGTTGGACGCCCGGGGTGTGCCGCACCGGACGGTCCGGGCCGACCTGGCCGACGAGTTGCCGCCCGGCCGGTACGACGCGGTGGTCAGCGCACTGGCGATCCACCACCTGGACGACGCCGGCAAGCGCGCGCTGTACGGGCGGGCCGCCGCCGTGCTGGCACCGGGCGGGGTGTTCGTCAACGCCGAACAGGTCGCCGGCCCGACCCCGGTGCTGGACCGGCGGTATGACGAGGTGTGGCTGGAGCGGATTGCCGAGCTGGGCGCGTCTCCCGACGAGATCGCGGGTGCCCAGGAGCGGATGCGCCACGACCTTCCGGCGACCGTGGCCGACCAGTGCCGGTGGCTCGCCGAGGCGGGCCTGGTCGACGTCGACTGCTACTTCAAGGAGTGGCGCTTCGCGGTGTTCGGCGGCCGGGTCGGGTAA
- the rplM gene encoding 50S ribosomal protein L13, giving the protein MRTYSPKPGEIERQWHVIDASDVVLGRLATHAATLLRGKHKPTFAPHVDTGDFVVIVNAGKVALTGNKRQTKVAYRHSGYPGGLKQVGYDELLTKRPERAIELAVKGMLPHNKLGRQLIKKLKVYAGAEHPHLAQQPVPFEIKQIAQ; this is encoded by the coding sequence GTGCGTACGTACAGCCCGAAGCCGGGTGAGATCGAGCGTCAGTGGCACGTCATCGACGCCTCTGATGTCGTGCTGGGCCGCCTGGCCACCCACGCCGCCACGTTGCTGCGTGGTAAGCACAAGCCGACTTTCGCGCCGCACGTCGACACGGGCGACTTCGTCGTCATCGTGAACGCGGGCAAGGTTGCGTTGACCGGCAACAAGCGCCAGACCAAGGTCGCTTACCGCCACTCCGGTTACCCGGGTGGTCTGAAGCAGGTCGGCTACGACGAGCTGCTGACCAAGCGTCCCGAGCGGGCCATCGAGCTGGCTGTGAAGGGGATGCTCCCGCACAACAAGCTCGGCCGTCAGCTGATCAAGAAGCTGAAGGTCTACGCCGGTGCCGAGCACCCGCACCTCGCGCAGCAGCCGGTGCCGTTCGAGATCAAGCAGATCGCGCAGTGA
- a CDS encoding DUF397 domain-containing protein: MDLTGAQWRKSTKSGNNGGSCVEVADNIPGVVLVRDTKDRDGGTLTFEPAAWSGFVDLAKSIGPIG; encoded by the coding sequence ATGGACCTGACCGGCGCACAGTGGCGTAAGAGCACGAAGAGCGGAAACAACGGAGGCTCGTGTGTCGAGGTTGCTGACAACATCCCTGGCGTTGTCCTCGTTCGTGACACCAAAGACCGCGACGGCGGGACGCTGACCTTCGAGCCGGCGGCATGGTCCGGCTTCGTCGACCTGGCGAAGTCAATCGGCCCCATCGGCTAA
- the glmM gene encoding phosphoglucosamine mutase has product MGRLFGTDGVRGRANADLTPELALALAVAAAHTLAETDRSHPPLAVVGRDTRASGEMLEAAVVAGLTSAGANVVRVGVLPTPAVAFLTAEAKADLGVMLSASHNPMPDNGIKLFAAGGHKLPDEIEMQIEAAVETNATTAWDRPIGAGVGRVHDLLDGADHYVQHLVGTIPHRLDGIKVVVDCANGAAAEVAPVAYREAGAEVIAIHAEPDGLNINDDCGSNHIEALREAVVEHGAHLGIAHDGDADRCLAVTADGDEVDGDQIMAILALAMRDAGTLTQDTLVATVMSNLGLRLAMSAQGIRLIETKVGDRYVLEELRASGLALGGEQSGHIVMPAHATTGDGVLTGLHLMARMAATGQSLAELASVVTKLPQVLINVPVGDRTIGAAAPAVRAEVERAEAELGETGRVLLRPSGTEPLVRVMVEAATEATAREVAERIAELVRTASPVA; this is encoded by the coding sequence ATGGGTCGGTTGTTCGGCACGGACGGCGTACGCGGGCGGGCAAACGCGGACCTCACCCCGGAGTTGGCGCTGGCGCTCGCGGTGGCCGCCGCGCACACGCTCGCCGAGACGGACCGCAGCCATCCGCCGCTCGCCGTCGTCGGCCGGGACACCCGCGCCAGCGGCGAGATGCTGGAGGCCGCCGTTGTCGCTGGTCTGACCAGCGCCGGCGCGAACGTGGTGCGGGTCGGCGTGCTGCCCACCCCCGCGGTGGCGTTCCTCACCGCCGAAGCCAAAGCCGACCTGGGTGTGATGCTCTCCGCATCGCACAACCCGATGCCGGACAACGGCATCAAGCTCTTCGCCGCCGGTGGGCACAAGTTGCCCGACGAGATCGAGATGCAGATCGAGGCGGCCGTCGAGACGAACGCCACCACCGCCTGGGACCGCCCGATCGGCGCGGGTGTCGGCCGCGTGCACGACCTGCTCGACGGCGCCGACCACTACGTCCAGCACCTGGTGGGCACCATCCCGCACCGGCTCGACGGGATCAAGGTCGTGGTCGACTGCGCCAACGGCGCTGCCGCCGAGGTCGCCCCCGTCGCCTACCGGGAGGCCGGCGCGGAGGTCATCGCCATCCACGCCGAGCCCGACGGGCTGAACATCAACGACGACTGTGGCTCCAACCACATCGAGGCGCTGCGCGAGGCCGTGGTCGAGCACGGCGCGCACCTGGGCATCGCCCACGACGGCGACGCCGACCGCTGCCTGGCGGTCACCGCCGACGGCGACGAGGTGGACGGCGACCAGATCATGGCGATCCTCGCGCTGGCCATGCGGGACGCCGGCACGCTCACCCAGGACACCCTGGTGGCGACCGTGATGAGCAACCTCGGGCTACGGCTCGCGATGTCCGCGCAGGGCATCCGCCTGATCGAGACCAAGGTCGGCGACCGGTACGTGCTGGAGGAGCTGCGCGCCTCCGGGCTGGCGCTCGGCGGTGAGCAGAGCGGCCACATCGTCATGCCCGCCCATGCCACCACCGGCGACGGGGTGCTCACCGGTCTGCACCTGATGGCGCGGATGGCGGCCACCGGGCAGTCCCTCGCCGAGTTGGCCTCGGTGGTCACCAAGCTGCCCCAGGTGCTCATCAACGTGCCGGTCGGCGACCGCACCATCGGTGCCGCCGCGCCGGCCGTGCGCGCCGAGGTCGAGCGGGCCGAGGCGGAGCTCGGGGAGACCGGTCGGGTGCTGCTGCGCCCGTCGGGCACCGAGCCGCTGGTTCGGGTGATGGTCGAGGCGGCCACCGAGGCGACCGCCCGCGAGGTCGCCGAGCGGATCGCGGAGCTGGTCCGCACCGCGAGCCCGGTCGCCTGA
- a CDS encoding MFS transporter: protein MSTLTSTAVTAEPPAVTGRRQPLHDWRPEDPDFWAAGGESIARRNLWVSIFAEHVGFSVWSLWSVTVLFLGPAYGIDPAGKFLLTAVPAALGAVLRLPYTLAVARFGGRRWTIISALLLLVPAVPMTVLLEPGVSYSTLMVLACLTGVGGGNFASSMANINLFYPQHLKGRALGLNAGGGNLGVPAVQLVGLAVLATAGAAYPRLVPAVYLPLIVLAALAAARWLDTVPGARNEPGALRAAARDPHTWVMSLLYIGTFGSFIGFGFAFGQVLQLQFAERFPTAVDAAWLTFLGPLVGSLIRPLGGHLADRLGGARVTFWNFVAMAAGASTVLYAARERSFGLYLAGFIALFVFSGIGNGSTYKMIPAIFRARAADAVATGQRDPEAAARWARRMTGALIGIAGAIGAFGGVMVNIAFRQSFLSSGNADAAYLAFIGWYALCFAITWVVYRRPRAGRLAGV, encoded by the coding sequence GTGAGCACGCTCACCAGCACCGCAGTCACCGCCGAGCCGCCCGCCGTCACCGGCCGCCGGCAACCGCTGCACGACTGGCGCCCCGAGGACCCGGACTTCTGGGCGGCCGGCGGCGAATCGATCGCCCGGCGCAACCTCTGGGTCTCGATCTTCGCGGAGCACGTCGGCTTCTCGGTGTGGAGTCTCTGGTCGGTCACCGTGCTCTTCCTCGGCCCGGCGTACGGCATCGACCCGGCTGGGAAGTTCCTGCTCACCGCCGTGCCGGCCGCGTTGGGCGCGGTGCTGCGGCTGCCGTACACGCTGGCGGTGGCCCGCTTCGGCGGACGACGCTGGACGATCATCAGCGCACTGCTGTTGCTGGTGCCCGCCGTGCCGATGACGGTGCTGCTGGAACCGGGGGTGTCCTACTCCACCCTGATGGTCCTCGCCTGCCTCACCGGGGTCGGCGGCGGCAACTTCGCCTCCTCGATGGCGAACATCAACCTGTTCTATCCGCAACACCTCAAGGGGCGGGCGCTCGGGCTCAACGCTGGTGGCGGCAACCTGGGCGTACCCGCCGTGCAACTGGTCGGCCTGGCGGTCCTCGCCACCGCGGGCGCCGCGTACCCCCGGTTGGTGCCGGCGGTCTACCTGCCGCTGATCGTGCTGGCCGCGCTGGCGGCGGCCCGCTGGTTGGACACCGTGCCCGGGGCGCGCAACGAGCCGGGCGCGTTGCGCGCGGCGGCCCGTGACCCGCACACCTGGGTGATGTCGCTGCTCTACATCGGCACCTTCGGCTCGTTCATCGGCTTCGGTTTCGCCTTCGGCCAGGTGCTTCAGCTCCAGTTCGCCGAGCGGTTCCCCACCGCGGTCGACGCCGCCTGGTTGACTTTCCTGGGCCCACTGGTCGGCTCGCTGATCCGCCCGTTGGGCGGGCACCTCGCCGACCGGCTGGGTGGGGCCCGGGTGACGTTCTGGAACTTCGTGGCGATGGCGGCCGGCGCGAGCACGGTGCTGTACGCGGCCCGGGAGCGCTCCTTCGGGCTCTACCTGGCCGGGTTCATCGCTCTCTTCGTTTTCTCCGGCATCGGCAACGGCTCCACGTACAAGATGATCCCGGCGATCTTCCGGGCGCGGGCGGCGGACGCCGTGGCCACCGGCCAGCGTGATCCGGAGGCCGCCGCGCGGTGGGCGCGACGGATGACCGGCGCGTTGATCGGCATCGCGGGGGCGATCGGCGCCTTCGGTGGGGTGATGGTCAACATCGCGTTCCGCCAGTCGTTCCTGAGCTCGGGTAACGCCGACGCCGCCTACCTGGCCTTTATCGGCTGGTACGCGTTGTGCTTCGCGATCACCTGGGTCGTCTACCGTCGGCCGAGGGCGGGTCGGCTCGCTGGCGTGTGA
- a CDS encoding helix-turn-helix domain-containing protein has product MNHALQAAMAEAGETAESLAAQTGVDPKTAARWISPGRVPQPRRRAKLAALLGRDVGDLWPDVLKRREPQWLREWVDWEREALAIRWFEHTWVPGLLQTESYARATLAGEALTMGEVDDVVASRIDRQAILRRERPPLLVAVVHELVLYQSAYGDRLLMREQVAHLAACAVLPMVQVLVVPQDVGMYPGLGGGFIVAELPDGEQVAHIDSQVRAQIVNGTADVVTLNRRWERIRSEALSRQQSLDLIRKAAGSWT; this is encoded by the coding sequence ATGAATCATGCACTTCAGGCGGCCATGGCTGAAGCTGGCGAGACAGCCGAAAGCCTGGCAGCTCAGACGGGGGTGGATCCGAAGACGGCAGCGCGGTGGATAAGCCCGGGACGCGTGCCGCAGCCCCGTCGGCGCGCAAAGCTGGCCGCGCTCCTCGGGAGGGACGTTGGGGACCTCTGGCCGGATGTCCTCAAACGACGTGAGCCGCAATGGCTGCGCGAGTGGGTCGACTGGGAACGCGAAGCCCTTGCAATCCGCTGGTTCGAGCACACCTGGGTGCCCGGTCTTTTGCAGACTGAGTCGTATGCGCGGGCGACGTTGGCCGGCGAAGCGTTGACGATGGGCGAAGTCGACGATGTGGTCGCCTCCCGCATCGACCGGCAGGCCATCCTCCGCCGTGAACGCCCGCCCCTGCTGGTCGCGGTCGTGCACGAACTAGTCCTGTACCAGTCGGCATACGGCGACCGGTTGCTGATGCGTGAGCAGGTTGCCCATCTCGCCGCGTGCGCGGTTCTGCCCATGGTGCAGGTGCTCGTGGTGCCGCAGGACGTCGGGATGTATCCGGGCCTTGGTGGGGGCTTCATCGTGGCCGAGCTGCCCGACGGCGAGCAGGTCGCGCATATTGACAGCCAGGTGCGAGCGCAGATCGTGAATGGAACTGCGGACGTTGTTACGCTGAATCGCAGATGGGAACGCATCAGGAGCGAAGCCCTTTCCCGTCAACAGTCCCTCGACCTGATCAGGAAAGCAGCGGGATCATGGACCTGA